The Victivallis sp. Marseille-Q1083 DNA window TCGCATCTTTGATGAATTCCCGCAATTCCGGTGTATTCCGGATGGTGTCCGGGGCCGCCGGGGGGGCTGCGGACTCGGCGGACACCGCCTCCGGCATGGCTTCCGCCTCGAAAATCGCCGACCCGAAAATTTCTTCCAGCTTGGGGTAATATTTGACCGGAATCGCTTTTTTGCCCTTTTCCCACAACGAGACGTTCTGCTTGATGATGCCGCCGAGCCGCCGGCCGAGCTCTTCCTGGGTGATATTGCGAATCAGCCGCTGATAGTGCAGCTTTCTGCCGGATATTTTCATCGGGGTCTCCTGTCGTTATTGTATGATTTATATAACAATATATAATAAATTTTAAAAAAATCTACTTTTTTATCGGAAAAATTTGAAATTATATTTTGTTTAATTATGTTATACATATAATTCCGGAACCGGAAGCGTTTTCAGGCGGGCTGGAGGATGCTCGACCTGTTTGTATAACTAAGTAAAACAAAAAACGGTGTCATCCAAAATGAAGGAGCCAGGAAAAGATGACTGCGACGCGTCAACAAATCGAACAGGCCAAAGCCAAACTGGAGTTGCTGGAGGAGCTGGAGTTGTTGGAAACCGAATTCAAACTGATTGAAAATGAATATCGGCTCCGCAAAACCCGGCTCGAAACGAAATTGAACGCCTTACAACCTGAAGGAGAGTAACCATGCATTCCGTCGAAAACAAAATTCACACCCGTTCCGGCTACATCAACCTCACTTTCGACCAGATTGCGCTGGAAACCGGCCGGCCGTTCGGGCTCAACATCGTCGGCAGCGAGGGCCGGGGAATCGAAACCGGCGACAGCCGGGATCGTAACGGCGAAAGCGTGAAGCTTTCCGAAGTAATGCTGTACATGACGCTGAACCGTTCGGACATGATCGCCCTGGCGCTGGGCGTGGCGGCGGTCCTCGAGCAATACGGCAATTCCGTCCTCGCCGATTTATTGGAAAATCAGGCTGCTGCGCTGAAAAATTCCACCGCGCCGGCAATCTGATCCGTTCGAACGCCGGCTGCGGTCCGGATCGCGGCCGGCGCAATTTTCGGCAGGGACGGCCCTCGCGCAGGCGCAGGAAATTATAGTGCAATTTCTTCCATCGGCCGAAGACGGGACGCTTCCGCCGGTCGGTTTTCCGCCACAGTGAAAAAGCGAAATGGACGATTTTCATGAAGAAGGAATTGACTTTTGCGCTGGAGTTTGCTATAATTTTCATCGAAGGGATCATTACAAAGTCATTGCGATGGTCTGGCGGTTCGGTGGCGATTGAGTCGTGGGTGCCGGAAACGTTTTTTCCCTGTAAATTATGGTGGGGGATTGAATCATTGCACACCGAATGGCGTCGTTGGTTCATTGTGATTTCCGGGGAATACGATATAACATGTAACGAGGTTCCGGCGGATTTGCCGGTGGGGGGAACGGAGGGGGAAGAGCCCGAATGGCCGGAACGGCAATCAACACGGAAGGAAATGCGATGAAATTGGTCAGTGGTTGGCGGTTGGTATGGTTATGCGCGATGCTCTGGGGGCTCCGCCTGGCGGTTGTCGGTGCGGATTTGCCGCCGGTCTATGCGTTTCCGGTGCCCGAACGGGAGGCCGGGCAGCGATCGGCTCTGGCGATGCGTTGTGAGCCGCTGGAAAAAGTCCGGGTCGCCTTTGTCGGCGTCGGGGCGCGGGGATTGGATGCGGTGCGCCGTTTTCGCTATCTGTCCGGGGCGGAAACCGTGGCGGTGGCGGATGTGGCGCCGGAGAACCTGGCGGAAGCGAAGAAAATCCTGGCCGGGGTTCCCGGAGTGGATTTCTATGACGGCGCGGAAGACTGGAAAATAATCTGTCGGCGCGACGACGTCGATTTGGTTTATATCTGTACGCCGTGGGATCTGCATGCGCCGCTGGCGGTCTATGCGATGGAGCACGGCAAGCATGTTGCCGTGGAGGTGCCGGCGGCACTGACGATCGAGGAGTGCTGGCAACTGGTGGACACTTCGGAGCGGACCCGGCGGCACTGTATGATGCTGGAAAATTGCAACTATGACTTCTTCGAACTGACGGTCCTGAACATGGCGCAGCAGGGCGTGCTGGGGGAAATTGTCCATGTCGAGGGCGCCTATATTCACGATTTGCGGGATTACCAGTATCACGGTTATTGGAATCACTGGCGGTATGAGCTGTCGAAGCAGCGTAACGGCTGCCTTTATCCCACCCATGGCATCGGCCCGGTCGCCCATGTGCTGAACATCCATCGCGGCGACCGGATGGAACGGCTGGGGTCGATGTCCACCGGCCAGTTCGGCATGTCCGCCTATGCGGCGCGGGAATTTCCGGCCGATTCCCGGTTCAATCAGGAGACACCGAAACTGGGGGATATGAATACGACGCTGATCCACACCGCCAACGGCAAAACCATGCTCATTCAGCACGATGTCACCAGTCCGCGTCCCTATGACCGGAGATTCCTGGTTTCCGGCACCGGCGGTTTCGCCCAGAAATATCCGGTGGAAGGGGTGGCGCTGGAGCCGAATGCCCATGCGTTCCTTGCCGGGGAAGCCCGGGAAGAACTGTTTCGCCGTTACGAACATCCGTTCAGCCGGGAAATCGGCGAAGAGGCCCGCCGGGTCGGCGGCCACGGCGGCATGGATTTCATCATGGACTACCGGTTGATCTATTGTCTCAACCACGGCCTGCCGCTGGACCAGGACGTCTACGACGCGGCGGAGTGGAGTTCGCTGGTGGAATTGTCGCAAAAGTCCATTGAACTGGGCAATGCGCCGGTCGAAGTGCCGGACTTTACCCGGGGAGAGTGGAAACGGCTGGACGGCGTGCATTATTATTCCGCCGGCGAACCGGACTGCTTGAATGAAACGAACCAGACGACGGGAGGAAACAATTGAACATTCATCTGACTATACTGGATTGGTGGATCATCGGCGGCTTTTTCGCGTTGACGATTCTCATCGGGATTGTTGTTGCTAAAGTCGCCTCGAAAAGTCAGGAAGAGTTTTTCCTCGGCGGCCGCAACATGCCGTGGTGGCTGCTGGGCTTTTCGATGGTGGCCACCACCTTTTCGACCGACACGCCCAATCTGGTGACTGATTTCGTCCGCCGCTACGGCGTCTTCGGCAACTGGTCGTGGTGGTGCATGCTGCCGACCGGGATGCTGACGGTGTTTCTCTATGCGAAATTATGGCGCCGTTCCGGCACGGTCACCGACCTGGAGTTTTACGAATTGCGCTACAGCGGCCGGGCGGCGGCGTTTCTGCGCGGCTTCCGGGCGGTCTACCTCGGTTTGCTCTTCAACGTTTTGATCATGGCTTCGGTGTCGATGGCCGCCATCAAGATCGGCGGGGCAATGCTCAACCTGGCGCCGTGGCAAAGTGTCTTGTTCGCGATGACCGCCACGGTGTTGTTCAGTTCGATCGGCGGTTTCCGGGGCGTGCTGATCACCGACTTCGTGCTGTTCATCCTGTCGATGGTCGGCGCGTTCGGTGCGGCGTA harbors:
- a CDS encoding Gfo/Idh/MocA family protein, with translation MKLVSGWRLVWLCAMLWGLRLAVVGADLPPVYAFPVPEREAGQRSALAMRCEPLEKVRVAFVGVGARGLDAVRRFRYLSGAETVAVADVAPENLAEAKKILAGVPGVDFYDGAEDWKIICRRDDVDLVYICTPWDLHAPLAVYAMEHGKHVAVEVPAALTIEECWQLVDTSERTRRHCMMLENCNYDFFELTVLNMAQQGVLGEIVHVEGAYIHDLRDYQYHGYWNHWRYELSKQRNGCLYPTHGIGPVAHVLNIHRGDRMERLGSMSTGQFGMSAYAAREFPADSRFNQETPKLGDMNTTLIHTANGKTMLIQHDVTSPRPYDRRFLVSGTGGFAQKYPVEGVALEPNAHAFLAGEAREELFRRYEHPFSREIGEEARRVGGHGGMDFIMDYRLIYCLNHGLPLDQDVYDAAEWSSLVELSQKSIELGNAPVEVPDFTRGEWKRLDGVHYYSAGEPDCLNETNQTTGGNN